A single window of Mycobacterium sp. ITM-2016-00318 DNA harbors:
- the ribH gene encoding 6,7-dimethyl-8-ribityllumazine synthase, whose protein sequence is MSPAAGVPDLPQVDASGLTLAIVASTWHETICDALLDGARKVAADSGVDNPTVVRVLGAIEIPVVAQALAANHDAVVALGVVIRGETPHFDYVCDAVTQGLTRVSLDLSTPVANGVLTTDTEQQALARAGLPDSTEDKGAQAAAAALSTALTLRDLRR, encoded by the coding sequence ATGAGTCCAGCTGCCGGAGTTCCCGACCTGCCGCAGGTCGACGCGTCGGGGCTGACGCTGGCCATCGTCGCCAGCACGTGGCACGAGACGATCTGCGACGCGCTGCTCGACGGTGCCCGCAAGGTGGCGGCCGACTCGGGCGTCGACAACCCGACCGTGGTCCGCGTGCTCGGCGCGATCGAAATCCCCGTGGTGGCGCAGGCACTGGCAGCCAACCATGACGCCGTCGTCGCCCTCGGTGTGGTGATCCGCGGCGAGACACCGCATTTCGACTATGTATGCGACGCGGTCACCCAGGGTCTGACCAGGGTCTCGCTGGATTTGTCGACGCCGGTAGCCAACGGTGTGCTGACCACCGACACCGAGCAGCAGGCATTGGCAAGGGCAGGCCTGCCGGACTCGACCGAGGACAAGGGCGCGCAGGCCGCAGCCGCGGCGCTGTCGACGGCGCTTACGCTGCGTGATCTCCGGCGATGA
- a CDS encoding PH domain-containing protein — MSPSWDLEVRPHLTPYFAYGAAALILAAHVLVGVLLKISSTGVIFQTADQVAIALLGVVIACAVLLFARPRLRVGALGVSVRNLLGDKLIAWSDVVDVSFPRGARWARVELADDEYIPAMAIQAVDKQRAVEAMDNVRELLVRYRPDLNAH; from the coding sequence ATGAGCCCCTCCTGGGACCTCGAGGTACGTCCGCATCTGACACCGTATTTCGCCTACGGGGCCGCGGCGCTGATTCTCGCCGCCCACGTGCTCGTCGGTGTGCTGCTGAAGATCTCGTCCACCGGAGTGATATTCCAGACCGCCGATCAGGTCGCGATCGCGCTGCTCGGCGTCGTCATCGCCTGCGCCGTACTGCTGTTCGCCCGACCACGGCTGCGGGTCGGCGCGCTCGGCGTTTCGGTACGAAATCTACTCGGTGACAAGCTGATTGCCTGGTCTGACGTTGTGGATGTGTCTTTCCCCCGCGGCGCGCGATGGGCCAGGGTCGAGCTGGCCGACGACGAGTACATTCCGGCGATGGCGATCCAGGCCGTCGACAAGCAGCGTGCCGTCGAGGCGATGGACAACGTGCGCGAACTCCTCGTGCGCTACCGCCCGGACCTCAACGCACACTGA
- a CDS encoding GNAT family N-acetyltransferase, producing the protein MTARVARLAESDWRLFAAVRLRALTDSLGDDDPQYRQESSFTAAQWRRRLRDHAQFAALLDNRPVGLIGAQQENAETVYLYSLWLDPAARGHGLARPLVAAALDWARDRQARVVTLRVAVNNTVARGVYESLGFLPVTAEGVNVRDEVAMSLSVR; encoded by the coding sequence GTGACGGCGCGGGTCGCCCGGTTGGCGGAATCGGACTGGCGACTCTTCGCCGCCGTCCGACTGCGCGCACTCACCGACTCCCTCGGCGACGACGACCCCCAGTACCGCCAGGAGTCCTCCTTCACCGCTGCGCAGTGGCGGCGGCGCCTTCGCGACCACGCACAGTTCGCCGCGCTGCTCGACAACCGCCCGGTAGGACTCATCGGTGCCCAGCAGGAGAACGCAGAAACGGTTTACCTGTACTCACTTTGGCTCGATCCCGCCGCCCGGGGGCACGGGCTGGCTCGACCGCTTGTCGCCGCCGCTCTCGACTGGGCACGTGATCGGCAGGCGCGTGTCGTCACGCTGCGGGTCGCGGTGAACAACACCGTAGCGCGCGGCGTGTACGAGAGTTTGGGCTTCTTGCCGGTGACCGCCGAGGGGGTCAACGTCCGCGATGAGGTCGCGATGTCGCTCAGTGTGCGTTGA